A single region of the Vicia villosa cultivar HV-30 ecotype Madison, WI linkage group LG4, Vvil1.0, whole genome shotgun sequence genome encodes:
- the LOC131597195 gene encoding uncharacterized protein LOC131597195, translating into MEDLEQENHELRDEVTTLRAGVERLTALVETLMAAQNTQAQTGEQTTVISEILTTTIAMAQNTGHSSYQTTNGFPWGMSHGFTPEGYPHTSGAIQTTATMNGTHFVPGATQAIPTMVFTPPIPGAARFTPVMTMTPTLVHTVPQTEEAIYHADPSEGNGVHGDFQDQFQEMRKEIKALKGKNSFGKNAYDMCLVPNVRIPAKFKVPDFEKYKGNSCPQSHLTMYCRKMATHTDDDKLLIHYFQDSLTGAALKWYMGLDSSHISSFDDLVEAFVRQYKYNIDMAPDRDQLRAMAQKERESFKEYAQRWREVAAQISPPMEEKEMTKVFLKTLSSFYYERMVASAPTDFTEMVNMGMRLEEGVREGRLAKEGSSSGVKKFGGGFFKKKEQEVSVVSYGAPGRRNNYRSQHIAAVSNTTPTVPAYQPQFPQQNVQQQPQQQTRQPHNNQQNSVQRRTEFDPIPMTYTELLPALIKKNLVQTRAPPPVPENIPWWYKADDFCAFHQGAPGHSTERCYPLKLEVQKLVKSGMLTFKDVNPNVQANPLPQHGAASVNMVHGCPGRYQVFDIRYIRGSLVRMHAGLCRLAYFQHDHAACTICSRNPRGCLAVRRDLQRLLDQRLITITYDRNEEDDVNVVTPHFNMPEPMEMIYDSQNFPVSPLVIYPSGPIPYTSDKAIPYKYNATMLEEGREVPVPNVPSVDNIAGMSRVTRSGRVFAPSPQKRVEIPVGEQVPVRNPVVGVEPSFVEGQSSGTNTDTSDDEILKLIKKSEYKVVDQLLQTPSKISVLSLLAYSPVHREALMRILDQAFVDHDVTIDQFGGIVGNITACNNLSFSDEELPREGRNHNLALHISMNCQSDALSNVLVDTGSSLNVMPKSTLSRLSYQGAPMRYSGVIVKAFDGSRKSVIGEVDLPMKIGPHTFQIKFQVMDIHAAYSCLLGRPWIHEAGAVTSTLHQKLKFVSNGKLVTVDGEQALVVSHLSSFSYIDAGEAVGTQFQALSVAGKDVGKNGTSISSLKDARQVVQDGSAVGWGQVLSLPDNKFREGLGFSPTSARYSKQDTVTRPMQEIFHSGGFDHPTPPEVDAVIENDSEEDSSSFVVRGVVCQNWSVVDVPSVVHISK; encoded by the coding sequence ATGGAAGACCTTGAGCAAGAAAATCATGAACTTCGTGATGAAGTGACTACTCTCCGCGCAGGGGTAGAAAGATTAACTGCTTTGGTAGAGACCTTGATGGCCGCTCAGAATACTCAAGCTCAGACTGGAGAACAAACCACTGTGATTTCGGAAATTCTCACTACTACCATCGCCATGGCTCAAAACACTGGTCATTCCTCTTATCAAACGACCAATGGTTTCCCTTGGGGCATGTCTCACGGCTTTACACCCGAAGGATATCCGCATACCAGTGGAGCTATTCAAACCACTGCTACAATGAATGGGACTCATTTTGTTCCTGGAGCCACTCAAGCCATTCCCACGATGGTCTTCACCCCACCTATCCCTGGAGCTGCTAGATTTACCCCTGTAATGACTATGACCCCAACTCTAGTACACACTGTGCCACAAACTGAGGAAGCTATTTACCATGCCGACCCAAGTGAAGGAAATGGAGTCCATGGTGATTTCCAAGATCAGTTCCAAGAGATGCGAAAGGAGATCAAGGCACTCAAAGGAAAAAAttcatttggaaagaatgcttatGATATGTGTCTTGTGCCGAACGTACGAATTCCAGCCAAATTCAAGGTGCCTGATTTCGAGAAATATAAAGGGAATTCGTGTCCTCAGAGTCATTTGACTATGTACTGTAGAAAGATGGCTACTCACACTGATGATGACAAATTGTtgatccattactttcaagatagcttaACTGGTGCCGCTTTAAAATGGTACATGGGATTGGATAGTTCCCATATCAGTTCTTTTGATGACCTTGTGGAAGcgtttgtccgacaatacaagtataatattgacatggctcctgatagagatcaACTTCGTGCCATGGCACAGAAAGAGagagaatctttcaaagaatatgcacaaagatggcgtgaagttgctgcccAAATTTCTCCCCCCATGGAggaaaaagaaatgacaaaagTTTTCTTGAAGACTCTTAGCTCGTTTTATTACGAGAGGATGGTTGCAAGTGCCCCAACAGACTTTACTGAGATGGTGAATATGGGAATGCGACTTGAAGAAGGTGTCCGCGAAGGAAGACTAGCTAAGGAAGGGAGTTCTAGTGGTGTCAAAAAGTTTGGGGGAGGCTTTTTCAAGAAGAAAGAACAAGAAGTTAGTGTTGTCTCGTATGGGGCGCCTGGAAGAAGGAACAACTATCGATCACAACACATCGCGGCTGTATCCAATACAACTCCAACGGTTCCAGCATATCAACCCCAATTCCCTCAACAAAATGTGCAACAACAACCACAGCAGCAAACTCGTCAACCACATAACAATCAGCAGAATAGTGTACAAAGAAGGACCGAGTTTGATCCCATACCCATGACTTATACTGAGTTGCTTCCTGCCCTCATAAAAAAGAATCTCGTGCAGACTAGGGCTCCTCCGCCTGTCCCAGAAAACAtcccatggtggtacaaggcCGATGACTTTTGTGCTTTCCACCAAGGTGCACCTGGTCACAGTACGGAAAGATGTTACCCATTGAAGTTGGAAGTCCAGAAGTTAGTCAAAAGCGGTATGCTGACCTTCAAAGATGTCAATCCAAATGTTCAAGCTAATCCTTTGCCTCAACATGGGGCAGCTTCTGTGAATATGGTACACGGATGTCCTGGGAGATACCAAGTTTTCGACATTCGCTATATTAGAGGATCATTGGTTAGGATGCATGCTGGTTTATGCAGACTTGCTTATTTTCAACATGACCACGCCGCATGTACAATTTGTTCCAGAAATCCACGTGGGTGTCTCGCCGTGAGGAGAGACTTGCAAAGGCTGTTGGATCAAAGGCTCATAACCATTACTTACGATAGAAATGAGGAGGATGATGTCAATGTTGTGACCCCTCATTTTAATATGCCTGAGCCCATGGAGATGATCTATGATAGCCAGAATTTCCCTGTTTCTCCTTTGGTGATTTATCCATCTGGTCCGATTCCTTACACTTCAGACAAAGCGATACCCTACAAATACAACGCCACTATGCTCGAAGAGGGAAGAGAAGTTCCAGTACCCAATGTGCCTTCTGTTGATAATATTGCTGGTATGAGCAGAGTGACGAGAAGTGGACGCGTGTTTGCGCCATCGCCTCAGAAAAGGGTTGAAATCCCAGTTGGTGAACAAGTGCCAGTGAGAAATCCAGTTGTGGGTGTTGAACCAAGTTTTGTTGAAGGGCAGTCTAGTGGGACAAACactgatacaagtgatgatgagATTCTGAAGTTGATCAAGAAGAGCGAATACAAGGTTGTCGATCAACTATTGCAAACTCCTTCTAAGATTTCCGTGCTTTCTTTGCTGGCATATTCCCCTGTGCATAGGGAAGCCTTGATGAGGATTCTGGATCAAGCCTTTGTCGACCATGACGTGACGATCGACCAATTTGGTGGGATTGTGGGAAATATAACTGCATGCAATAACCTGAGTTTCAGTGATGAAGAGCTTCCTAGAGAAGGCAGAAACCATAACTTGGCGTTGCACATTTCAATGAACTGCCAGTCAGATGCTCTGTCTAATGTATTGGTAGACACTGGTTCGTCTTTGAACGTTATGCCCAAATCCACTTTATCTAGGCTTTCATACCAAGGTGCTCCAATGAGATACAGTGGGGttattgtcaaggcttttgatgggtcAAGAAAGAGTGTTATTGGAGAAGTGGACCTTCCAATGAAGATCGGCCCGCatacctttcaaatcaaattccaggTAATGGATATCCATGCTGCGTATAGCTGCCTATTGGGCCGCCCATGGATCCACGAGGCAGGGGCAGTTACCTCCACACTCCATCAGAAATTGAAGTTCGTAAGCAATGGAAAGTTGGTTACAGTGGATGGAGAGCAGGCATTAGTGGTCAGTCATCTTTCGTCATTTTCCTACATTGACGCTGGTGAAGCTGTTGGAACTCAATTCCAAGCACTTTCTGTGGCTGGCAAGGATGTTGGAAAGAATGGGACATCTATCTCTTCTTTGAAAGATGCACGCCAAGTAGTTCAAGATGGTTCCGCTGTGGGTTGGGGTCAAGTTTTGAGTCTGCCCGATAACAAGTTTCGTGAAGGTCTTGGTTTTTCTCCTACATCTGCAAGATATAGTAAGCAAGACACTGTTACCCGCCCGATGCAAGAGATATTTCACAGTGGAGGTTTTGATCATCCCACACCTCCTGAAGTAGATGCTGTTATTGAAAATGATTCTGAAGAGGATTCGTCAAGCTTCGTAGTGCGTGGAGTAGTTTGCCAGAATTGGAGTGTTGTTGATGTCCCGTCAGTGGTTCACATTTCTAAGTAA
- the LOC131597196 gene encoding uncharacterized protein LOC131597196, whose translation MAVLIKEEVQKQIDAGFLVTSEYPQWLANIVPVPKKGGKVRMCVDYRDLNKASPKDDFPLPHIDILIKMAPEDMEKTAFITPWGTFCYRVMPFGLKNAGATYQRAMTTLFHDMMHKEIEVYVDDMIAKSNTEEDHVVYLLKLFERLRKYKLRLNPNKCTFGVRSGKLLGFIVSQKGIEVDPDKVRAIRDMPAPRTEKQVRGFLGRLNYISRFISHMTATCGPIFKLLRKDQSIVWNDDCQKAFDSIKEYLLEPPILIPPVEGRPLIMYLTVLEESMGCVLGQQDDTGRKEHAIYYLSKKFTDCESRYTLLEKTCCALAWAAKRLRRIARWQMLLSEYDIEYRAQKAIKGSILADHLAHQPIEDYQTVKFDFPDEDVMYLRMKDCEEPGPEEGPEPVSRWGLVFDGASNSFGHGVGAVIITPHGSHVPFTARICFECTNNIAEYEACIMGLEEAIDLRIKILDVYGDSSLVINQIKGEWETRHPGLIPYRDYARRLLPFFDKVTFHHIPRDENQMADALATLSSMYKVNAHNEVPRITIRRLDRPAHVFTTETEIDNKPWYHDIKCFLKDHEYPPEASSKDKKTLRRLAFNFFLNGDVLYKRNYDMILLRCVDKHEANMLMKEVHEGSFGTHANGHSMAKKMLRAGYYWLTMESDCFQPKMNGAVEAANKNIKRILQKMVVTYKDWHEMLPFALHGYRTSVRTSTGATPFSLVYGMEAVLPVEVEIPSMRVLMEARLTEAEWCQNRFDQLNLIEEKRLTALCHGQLYQRRLKKAFDKKVKPREFREGDLVLKKVLSFQPDPRGKWAPNYEGPYVVKKAFSGGAMILATMDGFHAGFETFSPNKTDSSGSSLEQWSS comes from the exons ATGGCAGTGCtgatcaaagaggaagttcaaaagcagattgATGCAGGTTTTCTCGTTACATCAGAATACCCTCAATGGTTAGCCaacatagtacctgttcccaAGAAGGGTGGCAAGGTTCGAATGTGTGTCGATTAtcgagatttgaacaaagccagccctaaagatgatttccctttaccccACATTGATATACTG atcaaaatggcacctgaggACATGGAAAAGACCGCATTTATTACACCTTGGGGTACGTTCTGCTATAGAGTGATGCCTTTCGGTTTGAAGAACGCTGGTGCTACTTACCAAAGAGCCATGACAACCCTCTTCCACGATATGATGCATAAAGAGATTgaagtttatgttgatgatatgattgccaagtctaaCACCGAAGAAGATCATGTGGTATACTTATTGAAGTTGTTTGAGCGTTTGAGAAAATACAAGCTCCGCTTGaacccaaacaaatgcacttttggtgttaGATCTGGAAAGctgttgggtttcattgtcagccagaAGGGCATTGAAGTCGATCCGGACAAAGTTAGAGCTATCCGTGACATGCCCGCACCGaggactgagaaacaagtcagaggttTCCTTGGGCgtttgaactacatctccaggtTTATATCTCACATGACTGCCACATGTGggccaatcttcaagttgcttCGGAAAGATCAGAGCATTGTATGGAATGATGATTgccagaaagcttttgacagtatcaaagagtattTACTTGAACCTCCTATCTTGATCCCACCAGTGGAGGGTAGACCCCTAATCATGTACCTAACTGTTTTGGAAGAGtctatgggttgtgtccttggacaacaagatgataCTGGAAGGAAAGAACATGCCATCTATTATTTAAGCAAGAAGTTTactgattgtgaatcccgctataCGTTACTTGAGAAGACCTGTTGCGCTTTGGCTTGGGCAGCAAAACGTCTCC gaaggattgctcgctggcagaTGTTACTGTCTGAATATGACATAGAGTACCGTGCGCAGAAAGCTATCAAGGGAAGCATTTTAGCGGATCACTTGGCTCACCAGCCTATTGAAGATTATCAAACAGTTAAATTTGATTtccctgatgaagatgtcatgtatcTGAGGATGAAAGATTGTGAAGAGCCAGGCCCTGAGGAGGGACCTGAGCCTGTATCCCGGTGGGGTTTGGtatttgatggagcttctaattcTTTTGGCCATGGAGTTGGGGCAGTCATCATTACTCCCCATGGTTCTCACGTTCCATTTACCGCTAGAATTTGTTTTGAGTGCACGAACAATATAGCAGAGTATGaggcttgtatcatgggtcttgaGGAAGCTATTGACTTGAGAATTAAAATTCTCGACGTGTATGGAGATTCGTCATTGGTAATCAATCAGATCAAAGgtgaatgggaaactcgtcatccggGGTTGATCCCATACAGAGACTATGCTAGACGTTTGCTACCGTTCTTCGACAAAGTTACTTTCCATCATATACCTAGAGACGAAAACCAGATGGCAGATGCTCTGGCCAccttgtcttccatgtacaaagtgaacgcCCATAATGAAGTGCCTCGCATCACAATTAGACGCCTCGATAGACCTGCCCATGTCTTCACAACGGAAACTGAGATAGATAACAAACCATGGTATCATGATATAAAGTGTTTCCTCAAAGATCATGAATACCCACCTGAAGCATCAAGTAAAGACAAGAAGACTTTAAGGAGATTAGCATTCAACTTTTTCCTCAATGGCGATGTTTTGtacaaaaggaattatgacatgatcttgctcagatgcgtggataaaCACGAGGCAAACATGTTAATGAAAGAGGTTCacgaaggttcttttggtactcatgccaatggtcATTCCATGGCTAAGAAGATGCTTCGGGCAGGCTATTACTGGTTGACCATGGAGTCAGATTGTTTCCA ACCTAAGATGAATGGTGCTGTTGAAGCtgctaataaaaatattaaaaggatCTTGCAAAAGATGGTGGTTAcatataaagattggcatgagatgcttCCTTTTGCTTTGCATGGATACCGTACGTCGGTCCGAACttcgacaggggcaactcctttctctttGGTCTATGGGATGGAAGCAGTACTCCCAGTAGAAGTAGAGATCCCGTCAATGAGAGTATTGATGGAAGCCAGGTTgactgaggctgaatggtgtcaaaacaggtTTGATCAACTGAATCTAATCGAAGAAAAGAGATTGACAGCTCTGTGTCATGGTCAACTATATCAGAGGAGATTAAAGAAGGCATTCGACAAGAAGGTCAAACCTCGAGAGTTTAGAGAAGGTGACCTTGTACTCAAGAAGGTATTGTCCTTCCAAcctgatcctaggggcaagtgggcACCAAATTATGAAGGTCCATACGTTGTTAAGAAGGCTTTCTCCGGAGGAGCCATGATTCTTGCTACTATGGACG GATTTCACGCTGGTTTTGAGACTTTCTCACCAAATAAGACAGATTCATCTGGTTCTTCTCTTGAGCAATGGTCCtcgtga
- the LOC131597197 gene encoding uncharacterized protein LOC131597197, whose protein sequence is MRKGKEVGEKEHRSNTGKEVGDKEDAAHEPRNASPELVESEDKDDDSDHGLEEQAANLVDKEDDAEQPGKEDDANQPEKKVKRSMKAKLSEEDTQLVNYAWTLAEANGGAMEVLFQDKCKMLDNLNRGSLFCLKKDCKLEGDVIGNYFSFLNKKEMMKGKMKRFIFPVTYEFEHGVKITRRKKDHREARVVAEYAEDLVRQLKYMDLNDIDMENPEYWFFPVYLKSHYAAYVIDFKEQRFGFLNSCERFTFQKEDEWDNWGKWKVRYGMELLNAKRNEPIDFSQWSWEDVKVPLQHDRKSCGLFVLTYIEKWDSKQAAIWDFFKHWDMMTKEEQDDFMEIQRVKVLLDILKREDNELLQNLTKLALTLAEEEAACAMADDLEKEAEKNKKKVKTKKSAPNLGEEEEECSMAQVLEKEAEEVVDKIEKEAGKKTKKLRTKRKKTIY, encoded by the exons atgagaaaaggaaaagaagttggAGAAAAGGAGCATCGTTCTAATACGGGAAAAGAAGTTGGAGATAAAGAGGATGCTGCACATGAGCCTAGAAATGCAAGTCCTGAATTGGTTGAGAGTGAAGACAAGGATGATGATTCGGATCATGGGCTTGAAGAACAAGCTGCAAATTTAGTTGATAAAGAGGATGATGCAGAACAGCCCGGAAAAGAAGATGATGCAAATCAGCCTGAAAAGAAAGTCAAGAGAAGCATG AAGGCGAAATTGAGTGAGGAAGACACACAATTGGTCAACTATGCGTGGACATTGGCAGAAGCAAATGGAGGAGCTAT GGAGGTATTGTTCCAAGACAAATGCAAGATGTTAGACAACCTTAACAGGGGATCCTTATTTTGTCTCAAGAAGGATTGTAAGTTAGAGGGGGATGTCATTGGAAACTATTttagtttcttgaataaaaaagaGATGATGAAAGGAAAGATGAAAAGGTTCATATTCCCGGTTACATATGAA TTTGAGCATGGCGTCAAGATCACTAGACGCAAAAAGGATCATAGAGAAGCCCGTGTAGTGGCCGAGTATGCAGAAGATTTAGTAAGACAGCTCAAATACATGGATTTGAATGATATAGACATGGAAAATCCTGAATAT TGGTTTTTCCCAGTTTATTTGAAGAGTCACTATGCTGCATATGTGATTGATTTCAAAGAACAGAGGTTCGGATTTCTAAATAGTTGTGAAAGGTTCACATTTCAAAAAGAAGATGAATGGGATAATTGGGGGAAGTGGAAAGTGAGATATGGGATGGAGTTGTTAAATGCTAAGAGAAATGAACCTATAGACTTTAGTCAATGGAGTTGGGAGGATGTGAAAGTGCCTTTACAACATGATAGGAAATCATGCGGGCTATTTGTTCTGACATATATTGAGAAATGGGATAGCAAGCAAGCTGcaatttgggatttttttaagCATTGGGATATGATGACAAAGGAAGAGCAAGATGATTTCATGGAGATTCAAAGAGTAAAAGTGCTGTTAGACATCTTGAAGCGTGAGGACAATGAGTTGCTTCAAAACTTGACAAAGTTAGCTCTGACCTTGGCAGAAGAAGAGGCTGCATGTGCTATGGCGGATGACTTGGAGAAAGAAGCCGAGAAGAACAAAAAAAAGGTGAAGACAAAGAAGTCAGCCCCTAACTTgggtgaagaagaggaagaatgtTCTATGGCACAAGTCCTTGAGAAAGAAGCTGAAGAGGTTGTAGACAAGATCGAGAAAGAAGCCGGGAAGAAGACAAAAAAACTTAggacaaaaaggaaaaaaactatATATTGA